A single Salmo trutta chromosome 14, fSalTru1.1, whole genome shotgun sequence DNA region contains:
- the LOC115147839 gene encoding beta-1,3-galactosyl-O-glycosyl-glycoprotein beta-1,6-N-acetylglucosaminyltransferase 3-like: protein MMPLSVEERDFPIAYSMVVHEKIEMFDRLLRAVYTPQNVYRVHVDQKSSEEFRTAVKAIVSCFQNVFLANKTESVVYALWSRVQADLNYMRDLLKSAVQWKYLLNTCGTDFPIKTNTEMVQSLKLLNRRNCMESETTVDYKKRRWQYQHDMTNNIVVRTGVTRSPPPISTPMFSGNAYFVVSGDFVHHVFDSQEVRALLEWERDSYILEHLWATLQRLFF, encoded by the exons CTACTCCATGGTGGTCCATGAGAAGATTGAGATGTTTGATCGACTCCTGCGTGCCGTGTACACACCTCAGAATGTATACCGTGTGCATGTGGACCAGAAATCCTCAGAGGAATTCAGGACTGCAGTAAAGGCTATTGTGTCttgttttca GAATGTGTTTTTGGCAAATAAGACAGAGAGTGTAGTTTATGCATTGTGGTCTCGAGTGCAGGCAGATCTCAACTATATGAGAGACCTGTTGAAGTCAGCTGTCCAGTGGAAGTACCTACTCAATACCTGTGGAACAGATTTCCCCATTAAAACCAACACAGAGATGGTTCAGTCACTCAAACTGCTCAACAGGAGGAACTGCATGGAGTCTGAGACCACCGTCGACTATAAGAAACGCCGATGGCAGTATCAGCACGATATGACCAATAACATAGTAGTCAGAACGGGCGTTACGAGGAGCCCTCCTCCAATCAGCACCCCCATGTTCTCCGGAAACGCCTATTTCGTGGTCTCCGGGGACTTTGTCCATCACGTGTTTGACAGCCAGGAGGTTCGGGCCCTGCTGGAGTGGGAGAGGGACTCTTACATTCTTGAGCACCTGTGGGCCACTCTGCAACGCCTTTTCTTTTAA